One Aegilops tauschii subsp. strangulata cultivar AL8/78 chromosome 7, Aet v6.0, whole genome shotgun sequence genomic window carries:
- the LOC109774240 gene encoding uncharacterized protein: protein MPPRRRGGSGYRGVRVRPSGTYSASIRLGGGVRLGLGTFDTAQDGACAYDAAAWRLRRSRWDMNFTDVATPERAHELAPFPRLITDEDRRKNRRRERRLSLAEMDEEAMFFAERRAERKDRRKERAAYREDKRTRKAVAKYNIALGDASSWDSRDERLLDAYAPTSEEDITEAESESENDE, encoded by the exons ATGCCTCCTCGCCGCCGGGGAGGTTCGggctaccgcggcgtccgcgtgCGTCCGTCCGGCACCTACTCTGCCTCGATCCGGTTGGGCGGCGGCGTGCGCCTCGGCCTCGGAACCTTCGACACCGCCCAGGATGGCGCCTGTGCGTACGACGctgcggcgtggcgcctccggcgGTCCCGTTGGGACATGAACTTCACCGACGTGGCGACGCCGGAGCGGGCACATGAGTTGGCTCCTTTcccgcggcttatcaccgacgaggatcggcGCAAAAACCGGAGGCGGGAGCGCCGTCTCAGCCtggccgagatggacgaggaagccatg TTCTTCGCcgagaggagggcggagaggAAGGACAGGAGGaaggagcgagccgcctatcgcgaggacaagcgaaCGCGGAAGGCGGTCGCTAAATACAACATCGCGCTAGGAGATGCGTCGTCCTGGGACTCCCGCGACGAACGGTTGCTTGACGCCTACGCTccgacgtcggaggaggacatcaccgaggcaGAGTCCGAGTCGGAGAAtgacgagtag
- the LOC109774234 gene encoding probable glucomannan 4-beta-mannosyltransferase 9 codes for MEAAEQIAVVWKQVRGPVIVPLLRASVMVCLAMCVILFVEKVYMAVVIVAMRLIGRRPERQWRWEPLRDDDPELGNAAYPMVLVQIPMYNEREVYKKSIGAACGLSWPSDRIVIQVLDDSTDPAIKELVQVECQRWANKGVNIKYEIRDNRRGYKAGALKEGMKHGYVKDCDFVVIFDADFQPEPDYLSRAMPFLIHNPEIALIQARWVFVNANECLMTRMQEMSLDYHFKVEQEVGSSAYAFFGFNGTAGVWRISALNEAGGWKDRTTVEDMDLAVRASLKGWKFVYLGDLRVKSELPSTFKAFRYQQHRWSCGPANLFRKMLMEIVKNQKVTLWKKIYVIYNFFFVRKIIGHILTSVFYCLVIPATVFVPEIEIPRWGYFYIPTIITLLNAVGTPRSFHLVIFWVLFENVMSLHRTKATFSGLLELGRVNEWVVTEKLGDVLKMKVQSKVTKKLRMRIRERLQLLELGVAAYIFFCGSYDLLFGKRYYYIFLFMQSIAFFVVGVGFVGTLVPN; via the exons ATGGAGGCGGCGGAGCAGATTGCGGTGGTGTGGAAGCAGGTCCGCGGCCCGGTTATCGTGCCGCTGCTGCGCGCGTCCGTGATGGTCTGCCTCGCCATGTGCGTGATCCTGTTCGTGGAGAAGGTGTACATGGCCGTCGTCATCGTGGCGATGAGGCTGATCGGCCGCCGCCCCGAGCGGCAGTGGCGGTGGGAGCCCCTCCGCGACGACGACCCCGAGCTCGGCAACGCCGCCTACCCCATGGTCCTTGTCCAGATCCCCATGTACAACGAACGCGAG GTTTACAAGAAGTCGATCGGGGCGGCGTGCGGGTTGTCCTGGCCGTCGGATCGGATCGTCATCCAGGTGCTGGACGACTCCACGGACCCCGCCATCAAG GAGCTGGTGCAGGTGGAGTGCCAGCGGTGGGCGAACAAGGGTGTAAACATCAAGTACGAGATCCGGGACAACCGGCGCGGGTACAAGGCCGGCGCGCTCAAGGAAGGCATGAAGCACGGCTACGTCAAGGACTGCGACTTCGTGGTCATCTTCGACGCCGACTTCCAGCCCGAGCCGGACTACCTGAGCCGCGCCATGCCCTTCCTCATCCACAACCCCGAGATCGCCCTCATCCAGGCCCGCTGGGTATTCG TGAATGCAAATGAGTGCTTGATGACAAGGATGCAGGAGATGTCCTTGGACTATCACTTCAAGGTGGAGCAAGAAGTGGGTTCCTCAGCTTATGCCTTCTTTGGCTTCAATG GAACCGCTGGTGTGTGGCGCATATCTGCTCTGAATGAGGCAGGTGGCTGGAAGGACCGAACCACGGTCGAAGACATGGACCTGGCAGTCAGAGCAAGCCTCAAGGGATGGAAGTTTGTGTACCTTGGTGATCTCAGG GTTAAAAGTGAGCTCCCAAGTACGTTCAAGGCATTTCGGTACCAGCAACATAGATGGTCGTGTGGGCCCGCAAATCTGTTCAGGaaaatgttgatggagattgtcAAAAATCAG AAAGTGACGCTTTGGAAGAAAATCTATGTCATCTACAACTTCTTTTTTGTGCGCAAGATAATCGGGCACATTTTGACGTCTGTGTTTTACTGCCTTGTTATCCCAGCAACAGTTTTTGTTCCCGAGATTGAGATACCAAGGTGGGGTTACTTCTACATACCAACCATTATCACCCTTCTCAATGCTGTTGGGACTCCAAG GTCTTTTCACTTGGTTATCTTTTGGGTACTGTTTGAGAATGTCATGTCACTGCATAGAACAAAGGCGACCTTCAGCGGTCTACTGGAGCTAGGGAGGGTGAATGAGTGGGTGGTGACAGAAAAGCTTGGTGATGTTCTGAAGATGAAAGTACAAAGCAAAGTTACCAAGAAGCTGCGAATGCGGATAAGAGAAAG GTTGCAGCTTTTGGAGCTTGGTGTTGCAGCCTATATCTTCTTTTGTGGAAGTTACGACCTTTTGTTTGGCAAAAGATATTACTATATCTTTCTCTTCATGCAATCCATCGCTTTCTTTGTCGTCGGTGTGGGATTTGTTGGGACACTTGTCCCCAACTGA
- the LOC109774235 gene encoding pentatricopeptide repeat-containing protein At4g16470: MDSSSLARKMRSLCIAGELSRAVSLLHRSAVCAVSSAYALLLQECVNRRDARLGKRIHARMVSTGFRCSDYMATKLLIFYAKIGELGVARDLFDGMPRRDVVAWNAMVSGCTRGREEAQAVEMFGLMRAEGLRPDQFTFASVLCACARMAALDHGRRVHGVMVKSAVADVNVFANSALADMYLKCSSAEDARRAFAAAPERNVTMWTALISGHGQHGHVREALALFDEMTRDGFRPNDVTFLAVLSACAHGGLVDKGLRHFSSMPSDYGLTPKGAHYAAVVDMLARVGRLRDAYELVKNLPDCQEHSVVWGALLGACRKHGDVGLVELAAPHFFRLQPGNAGKYVVLANTYAACDMWDSMAGMHEAMKSLGIRKDPAWSAVEVQGKKHIFLARDTYHDERWEIYEACNALARAITDQPLRV, encoded by the coding sequence ATGGACTCGAGTAGCCTAGCGCGAAAGATGAGGTCGCTGTGCATCGCGGGGGAGCTCTCTCGGGCCGTGAGCCTCCTCCACCGGAGCGCCGTGTGCGCCGTCTCGAGCGCCTACGCTCTTCTGCTGCAAGAGTGCGTGAACCGGAGGGACGCGAGGCTCGGCAAGAGGATCCACGCGCGCATGGTCTCCACCGGCTTCAGATGCAGCGACTACATGGCCACCAAGCTGCTGATCTTCTACGCGAAGATCGGGGAGCTCGGCGTCGCCCGGGACCTGTTCGACGGAATGCCGCGGAGGGACGTCGTGGCGTGGAACGCGATGGTATCCGGGTGCACGCGCGGGCGCGAGGAGGCGCAGGCGGTGGAGATGTTTGGTCTGATGCGGGCGGAGGGGCTGAGGCCTGACCAGTTCACGTTCGCGTCGGTGCTCTGCGCGTGCGCCAGGATGGCCGCGCTGGACCACGGCCGGCGCGTGCACGGCGTCATGGTCAAGTCCGCCGTCGCCGACGTCAACGTGTTCGCCAACAGCGCGCTCGCCGACATGTACCTCAAGTGCAGCAGCGCCGAGGACGCGCGCCGGGCGTTCGCGGCCGCGCCGGAGCGGAACGTCACCATGTGGACCGCGCTCATCTCCGGGCACGGCCAGCACGGCCACGTGCGCGAGGCGCTGGCGCTCTTTGACGAGATGACGCGCGACGGGTTCCGGCCGAACGACGTGACGTTCCTCGCCGTGCTCTCGGCCTGTGCGCATGGTGGGCTCGTCGACAAGGGGCTGAGGCACTTCTCGTCCATGCCGTCGGACTACGGGCTCACCCCGAAGGGCGCGCACTACGCGGCGGTGGTCGACATGCTCGCCAGGGTCGGCAGGCTCCGCGACGCCTACGAGCTTGTCAAGAACCTGCCGGACTGCCAGGAGCACTCGGTGGTCTGGGGCGCGCTGCTGGGCGCCTGCAGGAAGCACGGCGACGTGGGGCTGGTCGAGCTTGCCGCGCCGCACTTCTTTCGGCTGCAACCGGGGAACGCAGGCAAGTATGTCGTCCTCGCGAACACGTACGCTGCCTGCGACATGTGGGACAGCATGGCTGGTATGCATGAGGCCATGAAGTCGCTCGGCATTCGGAAGGACCCTGCTTGGAGCGCCGTCGAAGTCCAGGGGAAGAAGCACATCTTCCTCGCCAGAGACACATACCACGACGAGCGTTGGGAGATATACGAGGCCTGCAATGCCTTGGCCCGTGCGATCACTGATCAACCCTTGCGAGTGTGA